GAGCATCTTTGTTTTCCGTAGAAACAAAGGTAGGTTCACCGCCTATCGTCAAACGGATATCATTCTTTTTAATTCTTTTGTCAATCGACTCGCCTAAGTTTTGAATCCGTTTCCAATCTTCTTCCGCATATGGAAGCGTCACTCGAGGAGTTTCTTTGATCCTTTCCACGCCCATATGAAAGGAAAATTCCGTTTTCGCCCGTTCGGCGGCACCCGAGATAGGACCTGCCGATTCCGGTTCCGGAGTCGCAGCAAGAGGAATATGTCCTTCACCTGTAAAAAGTCCGGATGTGGGATCAAGTCCCACCCAACCTGCCCCGGGCAAATACACTTCCGCCCAGGCATGCAAATCCGTAAAATCCTGTTCGGCACCCGACGGCCCGTCCAAAGATTTCACATCCGCCTTCAATTGAATCAGATAACCGGACACGAATCTTGCCGCCAAACCAAGGTTACGCAAAATTTGAACTAACAAATAGGAACTGTCTCTGCAAGAACCCATTCTTTTTTTCAAAGTGATTTCGGGAGCCTGCACACCTGGCTCCATCCTGATAATATAACCGATGTCAGTATAAATTTTCTGATTTAACCCAACCAAAAAATCAATGGTTCTGCGAGGCGTTCTATCGATTGTTTTTAAATAATCTGCTAAAAGTTTTGTAGGTTTTTTCGGCTTTAAATAAGGGGCCAATTCCTTTTTCAAAATCCTGTCGTATTCGAAAGGTACTTTTTCAGCTTTCGCTTCTACGAAAAAATCGAAAGGATTGATCACCTTCATATCCACGACCAAATCCACTGCTACCTGGAAAATATTCGTTTTTTCGTTGAACACAAGTCTTGCGAGGTAATTTCCAAACGGATCTTGTTGCCAGTTCAGAAATTTTTCTTCCGGTAGGATATTCAATGAATACGAAACGATGTTGTTTTTCGTATGCGGTGCAGGTCTTAAACGAATCACATGCGGGGATAATTCGATCCGTTTGTCATACTTATACGTTGTGATATGTGTTAATGCGACTCTTATGCTCATGGTTTTTAGCTTTTGAAAAATCTCTCTAAGATTTTCGCTCCGATACGATTCAATTCGATTTGGATATCATCCAAATACTCATGTAACCCTTTATCAAAAATGGAATGTACATTTTCCGATCTCAATCGGTTCAAATAAGTAGTCACCGCATCTTGTGCCAAGTTACGGGGCAATCCTTCCTTGTTTCCGGAAACCTTTTCCAAACTCTCTTCTATCTCATGCAAACAGAACACTATGGATCTTGGAAATGCAGGATCTAAAATCAAAAATTCGGCAATTTCAATAGGATGCACTTTTTTGTACTTACGATTGTACATTTCATGTGCGGACGTGGATTTGAGTAATGACATCCACTGTAACAGATCTAAGGTGGAACCTACATCCTGAATGGAAGGAAGTAATATGAAATACTTCATATCCAAAATCCTGGTCGTCTTATCCGCCCTTTCCAAAAATCTCCCCAGCAGAGAAAAACTCCAAACTTCATCATGGGAAATCGTGGAATCCGAAGTTCCGTAAAAAGTTTGGCAACTTTTTCTCACATAACTTAAAAATTCGGAAAGTCCCAAAGAAAGTCCTTCTCCCCTGCTCTCGGGATTTTCCAAATACTGTTTGCGATAGTCTTTGATGAATAAATAGAATTCATTCAAAACTTCCCACATCGGAGTGGAAATATTTTCACGAATGCTTCTTGCGTTCTCGCGCGCTCTTTGCACGCAGTTGTAAATGGAACTTGGATTCTCATCGTCAAAAGTCATAAACTGAATGACGCTTGCTGGTGTCGGTGATTCGTATTTTTTTTCGAACACCTCCGCATCACCGGTAGTATAAACCAAAGGCATCCACTGATTGGGAAAATCCTCATTCAAATCAAGTGACAGTTGATGATTTACATCTATAAATCGAGCATAGTTTTCCGCTCTCTCTATATAACGATTCATCCAGAATACGGATTCGGCTACGCGACTTAACATATTGGCTAGCCTCCTCTTATCCTAGAACCCAGGTATCTTTTGAACCACCTCCCTGGGAAGAATTCACAACCAAAGAACCTTTTCTGAGAGCTACACGAGTGAGTCCGCCGGGCATTACGTAAACTTCCTTGCCGAACAAAATGAACGGTCGAAGATCCACATGTCTTGCTTCGATTTTATCCGCAATCAACGTAGGGACTGTCGATAAATTCAAAACCGGTTGAGCGATATAATTTCTTGCGTCTTCTAAAATCAATTTTTTAAAATCTTCCTGTTCTTGTTTGGAAGCTTTGGGTCCGATGATCATTCCGTAACCTCCAGCTCCGTTTGCCGGTTTCACTACCAGATTGTGAATATTTTCCAAAACATACTTAAGATCTTTTTCAATGGAACAAAGATATGTAGGCACGTTCGGAATAATCGCCTCTTCACCTAAGTAGTATTTAATGATTTGGGGAACAAAAGAATAGATTACTTTATCATCGGCGATTCCGGTTCCGGGTGCATTTGCCAAGGCAACGTTCCCTTTTTTAAATGCTTGGAAAATTCCTTTTACACCTAACAAAGAATCCGCTCTAAAAGTATCAGGATCCATAAATGTATCATCGATTCTGCGATAGATCACATCTATTTTTTTAAGACCCTTAGTCGTTTTCATATAAACTATATCGTTTTCAACAAGCAGGTCGGAACCTTCCACAAGATAGACTCCCATCTTTTGTGCGAGAAAGGAATGCTCGTAATAAGCCGAGTTATAAACTCCAGGAGTCCAAACAGCGATCACAGGATTGCTTTCATAAGTAAGGTTTTCCAAAGTGGAACGGAGGCGATAAGGGTAATCATAAACTTGTCGTATGTTTAATTTATCGAATAACTCGGGAAAGGTGCGTTTCATCACTTCGCGGTTTTCCAAGACATAAGAAACACCGGACGGGCATCGTAAATTGTCTTCTAATACGTGAAAGGTTCCTTCTCCGTCCCGAACCAAATCTGTTCCGGTGATATGAATCCAAATCCCTTGCGGTGGCTTTAAACCGATGCACTCTTTTAAATATCCTGTACTCGACTCGATGATTTCCCGGGGAATGATTCCATCTTTTACTATTTTTTGTTCGTTATAAATATCCTGGAGAAAAAGATTGAGAGCTAGGATTCTCTGCTTCAATCCCTTTTCCATTTTTTCCCATTCTTCATTGGGAACGATGCGGGGAATCACGTCGAAAGGCATGATTCGTTCCTGTTGTTCTCCGTCACCATACAAGGTAAAGGTGA
The nucleotide sequence above comes from Leptospira kobayashii. Encoded proteins:
- a CDS encoding circularly permuted type 2 ATP-grasp protein, encoding MFIADYDTKNGYDEMFSHEGSARKSYHFLKSKMESLGGIELIKRSSSAEKALLSLGITFTLYGDGEQQERIMPFDVIPRIVPNEEWEKMEKGLKQRILALNLFLQDIYNEQKIVKDGIIPREIIESSTGYLKECIGLKPPQGIWIHITGTDLVRDGEGTFHVLEDNLRCPSGVSYVLENREVMKRTFPELFDKLNIRQVYDYPYRLRSTLENLTYESNPVIAVWTPGVYNSAYYEHSFLAQKMGVYLVEGSDLLVENDIVYMKTTKGLKKIDVIYRRIDDTFMDPDTFRADSLLGVKGIFQAFKKGNVALANAPGTGIADDKVIYSFVPQIIKYYLGEEAIIPNVPTYLCSIEKDLKYVLENIHNLVVKPANGAGGYGMIIGPKASKQEQEDFKKLILEDARNYIAQPVLNLSTVPTLIADKIEARHVDLRPFILFGKEVYVMPGGLTRVALRKGSLVVNSSQGGGSKDTWVLG
- a CDS encoding alpha-E domain-containing protein → MLSRVAESVFWMNRYIERAENYARFIDVNHQLSLDLNEDFPNQWMPLVYTTGDAEVFEKKYESPTPASVIQFMTFDDENPSSIYNCVQRARENARSIRENISTPMWEVLNEFYLFIKDYRKQYLENPESRGEGLSLGLSEFLSYVRKSCQTFYGTSDSTISHDEVWSFSLLGRFLERADKTTRILDMKYFILLPSIQDVGSTLDLLQWMSLLKSTSAHEMYNRKYKKVHPIEIAEFLILDPAFPRSIVFCLHEIEESLEKVSGNKEGLPRNLAQDAVTTYLNRLRSENVHSIFDKGLHEYLDDIQIELNRIGAKILERFFKS